A stretch of Fusarium poae strain DAOMC 252244 chromosome 2, whole genome shotgun sequence DNA encodes these proteins:
- a CDS encoding hypothetical protein (TransMembrane:1 (o88-107i)), with translation MSQYNTKNLRVTANGLNGHCQQRTHAQVCGTHPKQPNCKPSDIKDQDQDQDQDQDQDLSPLQKHVHFWDRDSDGVIWPSDVYSGFRELGFGLFFSIGSLLIPIFFSYPTRLGHSWIPDPMFRINVKHINKAKHGSDTGIYDFDGNFNHERFEQLFDRFDSSGEGGLTADDLLRLWKKDRCAADPAGWTFAFMEWWTTYVLLQKDGLVHKDDLRACYDGSLFWRIKERRRNNG, from the coding sequence ATGTCCCAATATAATACGAAAAACCTACGCGTCACAGCCAACGGACTGAATGGCCATTGCCAACAACGTACACATGCCCAAGTATGTGGAACTCATCCCAAGCAGCCCAACTGTAAACCCTCGGATAtcaaagaccaagaccaagaccaagaccaagaccaagaccaagacctcAGTCCTCTCCAAAAGCACGTCCATTTCTGGGATCGCGACTCTGATGGTGTCATCTGGCCCTCGGATGTCTACAGCGGCTTCCGCGAACTCGGTTtcggcctcttcttctcaataGGCTCTTTACTCATCCCCATCTTCTTTTCATACCCTACGCGGCTGGGGCACAGTTGGATTCCTGACCCCATGTTCCGCATCAATGTCAAACACATCAACAAGGCCAAGCATGGTTCCGACACTGGAATATACGACTTTGATGGAAACTTCAACCACGAGCGGTTCGAGCAACTATTTGATCGTTTTGACTCTTCGGGTGAAGGAGGTCTGACAGCTGATGATCTGCTGAGGTTATGGAAGAAGGATCGATGTGCGGCTGATCCAGCAGGCTGGACTTTTGCATTCATGGAGTGGTGGACAACCTACGTCCTGTTGCAGAAGGACGGACTTGTACATAAGGACGACTTGAGAGCGTGTTATGACGGTAGTCTCTTTTGGCGGATCAAGGAGAGAAGACGTAACAATGGATAG
- a CDS encoding hypothetical protein (BUSCO:3125at5125), which produces MDTAAVRSLLAASLDPDADSRRRAEIQLKQIEEQPGFLECLLDILQAEQEASVRLSTVIYVKNRVNRSWYNNEGYSTEPPSNPIPEDEKARVRDRLLPILAASEGLVRQQLIPVLQRILQYDFPARWPRFMDFTLELLNTNNPGSVLAGLQCLLAICRAFRYKSTDSDDRAQFDRIVEASFPRLLAICNELVNQESDEAGEMLHLALKAYKHATWLELSPTLRQRDVNIAWCTVFLHTVSKTCPASAMQGDQHEREKHHWWKAKKWAFFNLNRLFIRHGNPASPGKGEEALAFAKDFTANIAPEILKHYLQEIEKWVAKTSWLSRPCLSYTLVFLDESVRPKEMWAHLKPHLTNLVTHFVFPVLCLTEEDVEQFEDEPDEYLHRKLNYFEEVSAPDVAATNFLVNLTKNRRKETFEILKFVNAVVNEYEQVEDDKKNHIAKEGALRMIATLAPVILGKKSPIADQVEYFLVRYVFPDFTSSQGYLRARACDTIEKFEQLNFQDQNNLLTIYRHILDCMADPALPVRVTAALALQPLIRHDIIRTSMQQNIPTIMQQLLKLANEADIDALANVMEDFVEVFATELTPFAVALSEQLRDTYMRIVRELLEKESKVGDDGELYNEYDDKSITALGVLQTIGTLILTLESTPDVLLHIEAVLMPVIKVTLENKLYDLYNEVFEIIDSCTFAAKSISPTMWQAFELIHTTFKAGAEYYLEDMLPALDNFVQFGAPQLAQKPEYTQALFSMVADMFTDSIQGGVERICACKLAEAMMLSLKGQIDSCVEGFINIAMNILANQDVKVKSYRIHLMEMVINSIHYNPLLTLQVLENKGWTNRFFSLWFGSMTAFTRVHDKKLCIVAISALLSLNPEHVPQSVSVGWPRLLQGITELFRSLPAAQKNRDEALRDDFHLESTYDYGEEDEWDDDEANWNVEEEEETGETAESKDESTAYLNFLNEEAQKFSRAIDDVEEDDLGEDSVLLESPLDKIEPYQLFRNTLMKMQAEQPQFYGSLAGHLTADDQNVIQNVMVKADEIATQQAQQAQQAQLLAQQQAAAMAASLGAQNGGAS; this is translated from the exons ATGGATACCGCCGCTGTGAGGTCCTTGCTCGCCGCTAGCTTGGACCCTGATGCAGACAGCCGAAGGCGTGCTGAGATTCAGTTGAAACAG ATTGAAGAACAGCCCGGTTTCCTCGAATGTCTGCTCGATATCCTACAAGCAGAACAAGAGGCCAGTGTTCGTCTATCGA CTGTCATCTACGTAAAGAACCGTGTCAACCGTTCATGGTACAACAACGAGGGTTACTCTACCGAGCCCCCCTCGAACCCAATCCCCGAAGATGAAAAGGCTCGCGTGCGAGACCGCCTTCTGCCGATTCTCGCTGCTTCCGAAGGCCTTGTCCGCCAGCAGCTCATTCCCGTTCTCCAGCGAATCCTCCAATATGACTTTCCCGCTCGTTGGCCCAGATTTATGGACTTCACCCTTGAGCTTCTTAACACGAATAACCCTGGCTCCGTCCTGGCTGGTCTACAGTGCCTGCTCGCTATTTGCCGCGCCTTCCGTTACAAGTCTACCGATAGCGACGACCGGGCACAGTTTGACCGGATCGTGGAGGCAAGCTTTCCTCGTCTTTTGGCCATCTGCAACGAGTTGGTGAACCAGGAGAGCGATGAGGCTGGCGAGATGCTTCACCTTGCTCTGAAGGCCTATAAACATGCGACATGG TTGGAACTCTCCCCTACGTTGCGACAGCGCGATGTGAACATTGCTTGGTGCACTGTTTTCTTGCACACCGTTTCCAAGACTTGTCCCGCCAGTGCCATGCAGGGCGACCAACACGAGCGCGAGAAGCATCACTGGTGGAAGGCCAAGAAATGGGCtttcttcaacctcaaccgTCTCTTCATCCG ACATGGCAACCCTGCCAGCCCAGGCAAGGGCGAGGAAGCGCTTGCTTTCGCTAAAGACTTCACTGCGAACATTGCTCCCGAAATCCTCAAGCACTACCTCCAGGAGATCGAGAAATGGGTCGCCAAAACCTCTTGGCTCAGCCGGCCTTGTCTTTCCTACACTCTTGTCTTCCTCGACGAGTCAGTCCGACCCAAGGAGATGTGGGCACACCTCAAGCCTCACCTCACCAACCTGGTTACCCATTTCGTCTTCCCCGTCCTTTGCCTCACCGAGGAGGATGTCGAGCAATTTGAGGATGAGCCCGACGAGTATCTTCACCGAAAGCTCAACTACTTTGAGGAGGTGTCTGCTCCTGACGTTGCTGCCACGAACTTCCTTGTCAACCTCACCAAGAACCGCCGTAAGGAAACGTTCGAGATCCTCAAATTTGTCAACGCTGTGGTCAACGAGTACGAACAGGTTGAGGATGACAAGAAGAACCATATTGCTAAGGAGGGTGCGCTGCGCATGATCGCCACTTTGGCACCCGTCATTTTGGGCAAGAAAAGCCCCATTGCGGACCAGGTCGAATACTTCCTCGTTCGTTACGTTTTCCCCGACTTCACTAGCTCTCAGGGTTATCTCCGTGCTCGCGCTTGTGACACCATAGAGAAGTTCGAGCAGCTCAACTTCCAGGATCAGAACAACCTTCTCACCATTTATCGACACATCCTGGACTGCATGGCTGACCCTGCGCTCCCCGTCCGTGTCACCGCCGCGCTCGCTCTTCAGCCTCTGATCCGACACGACATCATCCGGACGAGCATGCAGCAGAACATCCCGACCATTATGCAGCAGCTTCTTAAGCTCGCTAACGAGGCCGATATCGATGCGCTTGCGAATGTCATGGAGGACTTTGTTGAGGTTTTCGCCACTGAGCTTACTCCCTTCGCTGTAGCTCTCAGTGAGCAGCTCCGAGACACTTACATGAGGATTGTCCGTGAACTTCTCGAGAAGGAGAGCAAGGTTGGCGATGACGGCGAACTTTATAACGAATATGACGACAAAAGTATCACTGCTCTCGGTGTTTTGCAAACTATTGGTACCCTTATTCTCACCCTTGAGAGCACTCCCGACGTCCTGCTTCATATCGAGGCTGTTCTTATGCCTGTTATCAAGGTCACCTTGGAGAACAAGCTTTATGATCTTTACAATGAAGTATTCGAGATTATTGACAGCTGCACATTTGCCGCCAAGTCCATTTCTCCTACTATGTGGCAGGCCTTTGAGTTGATTCACACCACCTTCAAGGCGGGTGCTGAGTATTACCTCGAGGACATGCTGCCAGCGTTGGACAACTTTGTCCAGTTCGGTGCCCCTCAGCTAGCTCAGAAGCCCGAATACACTCAAGCCCTTTTCTCCATGGTCGCCGACATGTTCACCGACAGCATCCAGGGCGGAGTAGAGAGGATATGCGCCTGCAAGTTGGCGGAGGCCATGATGCTTAGCTTGAAGGGTCAAATCGACAGCTGCGTCGAAGGATTCATCAACATTGCCATGAATATTCTAGCCAACCAGGatgtcaaggtcaagagtTATCGTATTCACCTGATGGAGATGGTGATTAACTCGATCCACTACAACCCTCTCCTAACTCTTCAAGTTCTTGAGAACAAGGGCTGGACAAACCGCTTTTTCAGCCTCTGGTTCGGCAGCATGACGGCATTTACCCGTGTACATGACAAGAAGCTGTGTATCGTTGCTATCTCAGCTCTGCTCAGCCTAAACCCCGAGCACGTCCCACAAAGCGTTTCTGTTGGCTGGCCTCGATTGCTGCAAGGCATCACGGAGCTGTTCCGCTCTCTCCCTGCTGCTCAGAAGA ACCGCGACGAAGCTCTCCGCGATGATTTCCACCTCGAGTCTACATATGATTACGGCGAGGAAGATGAGtgggatgatgacgaggccAACTGGAAcgtcgaagaagaggaggaaactGGCGAGACAGCCGAGTCCAAGGACGAGAGCACTGCTTACCTTAACTTTCTCAACGAAGAG GCCCAGAAGTTCAGCCGAGCGATCGATGATGTCGAGGAAGACGACCTCGGTGAGGATTCTGTCCTGCTTGAGTCGCCGCTTGATAAGATTGAGCCTTACCAGCTGTTCCGTAATACTTTGATGA AAATGCAAGCAGAACAGCCCCAATTTTACGGGAGCTTGGCTGGACACCTCACAGCCGATGACCAGAACGTCATTCAGAACGTGATGGTCAAGGCCGATGAGATTGCCACACAGCAGGCCCAGCAGGCCCAGCAGGCTCAGCTCCTCGCTCAGCAGCAGGCTGCCGCTATGGCCGCTAGCTTGGGTGCACAGAACGGAGGTGCTAGCTAA
- the ISN1 gene encoding IMP 5'-nucleotidase (BUSCO:20658at5125) gives MTTRYRVEYALKTHRRDQFIEWVKGLLAVPFVLYSQPTGVFGDGPSVTQMAEEAHRRYAEIMRDVELMIDDHISRQQDDSMLPSKLRMLIPTAGPFFTRLPLEAAFKYQDRKRYISSRRFVAPSFNDVRQILNSAQSMAVTNGSLQLATFDGDVTLYDDGFNLEPTSPVIPRLLDLLRKNIKIGIVTAAGYTSADRYYERLHGLLDAIAESTDLDPVQKQSIVIMGGEANYLFEYSPSSPYKLAPVPRTQWLTPEMASWSDADITTLLDVAENALRDCVNNLNLPAMIMRKDRAVGIIPKTPGTRIARESLEETVLVVQRILELSSLGSSEERPTKHRPSSPPIPPSVASQSRRVPFCAFNGGNDVFVDIGDKSWGVTVCQQWFGSKEKGGAIRGENTLHVGDQFLSAGSNDFKARSVGTTAWIASPAETVELLDELADMMQKRLS, from the exons ATGACAACTCGTTACCGTGTCGAGT ATGCTCTCAAGACACACCGAAGAGACCAATTTATCG AATGGGTCAAAGGTCTTTTAGCTGTCCCTTTTGTCCTGTATTCGCAGCCCACAGGCGTCTTTGGAGATGGCCCCAGTGTTACTCAGATGGCCGAGGAGGCTCACCGTCGTTATGCCGAGATCATGCGTGATGTAGAGCTTATGATTGATGATCACA TTAGCCGTCAGCAAGACGACAGTATGCTCCCGTCAAAATTGCGGATGCTTATCCCCACTGCGGGCCCCTTTTTCACCCGCCTCCCTCTTGAAGCCGCCTTCAAGTACCAAGACAGAAAACGGTATATCTCATCTCGGAGATTCGTTGCTCCATCCTTCAACGATGTTCGTCAAATCCTAAATTCAGCCCAGTCCATGGCTGTAACCAATGGATCGTTACAACTGGCCACGTTTGATGGTGATGTGACACTGTACGATGATGGTTTCAATTTGGAGCCCACGAGCCCGGTGATTCCCCGTCTTCTCG ACCTCTTGCGAAAAAACATCAAAATCGGTATTGTTACCGCTGCTGGTTACACGTCTGCTGACCGCTACTATGAGCGCCTTCACGGATTGCTTGACGCCATTGCCGAGTCGACTGATCTAGACCCTGTGCAGAAGCAAAGCATTGTGATCATGGGAGGCGAAGCAAATTATTTGTTTGAGTACTCACCCTCTTCGCCCTACAAGCTAGCACCTGTCCCACGCACCCAGTGGCTGACTCCCGAGATGGCCTCATGGTCGGACGCTGACATTACAACATTGTTGGATGTTGCTGAGAATGCACTTCGTGATTGCGTCAACAACCTTAATTTGCCTGCCATGATCATGCGCAAGGATAGGGCGGTAGGAATTATCCCCAAGACACCGGGAACTCGTATTGCTCGAGAGAGCCTTGAAGAGACCGTCCTAGTCGTTCAACGTATCCTCGAGCTTAGCAGTCTCGGGTCCAGTGAAGAGCGCCCAACGAAGCACCGCCCAAGCTCTCCACCCATCCCACCCTCAGTAGCAAGCCAATCCCGTCGTGTACCGTTCTGTGCTTTCAACGGCGGCAACGACGTGTTTGTTGATATTGGCGACAAGAGCTGGGGTGTAACTGTTTGCCAACAGTGGTTTGGAAGTAAGGAGAAAGGCGGCGCTATTCGCGGCGAGAATACGCTGCACGTAGGCGATCAATTCTTGAGTGCAGGCTCCAACGATTTCAAGGCACGTAGTGTTGGCACCACAGCATGGATTGCAAGCCCTGCTGAGACCGTCGAACTCCTTGACGAGCTAGCTGATATGATGCAAAAGAGGTTATCTTGA